The Virgibacillus siamensis sequence ATTGACCGCCGCGAAATTTTGGAACGGTTGCGCAAACGGAAAGAAACAAAGCGAAAACGTTCCGCACTTGAAGCAATGCAGGATAAGGATATTGACTGATACAAAAACATGCAGTGAAACGAAGCACTGCATGTTTTTTAGGTTTTATTCAGTTTCGCTTCATCCATCAGTTGTTTTATGCCCTTTTCAAATCGTTCACGTTCGCGTTGCGATAACTCCAGATTTCCGTAGCGCACTTTTTGATAGCCTGTAATAACCGCCTGCATATCCGGTACGTTAAAGTTTAACCGTCGGAACCATTCCTCAACGGATTCATACTCATAGCGCGGAAATCCTTTTTTGGCCAGTGTTTTTTGCAGCTGATACAATTTTTTGCGAATCGCATCTTTCGGTGGACGGATTCGTTGGAAACGGCGGTTAACTTTTGTATGAGATGCTTGCCTTTTAATCGGATTGGAGTCAGCATCATCCACATCTATACTAATTTTTCGTTTATAAAAGTAAATGCCAATTACAATTAAGATGATGACAACAACAGCCAGCACAATCAGCTCATAATTTAAGAAAGAAACCGTATCACCCTGCTCATTCATTTTTTCCAATAATTCCTTTTTCTCGGCTTCTTTTTCCTTTTCATCATCTTTCTTCAATTCAATTGCATCATCACCAATCAGCAACTGCAATAGCCACTTCACCGGATAAATCAGTAATCCTGCAGCAGCACCAATTCCTGTAATAATCGCTACCAGTATCCTATTGAATACCGGGAAAAGATAAATTCCCAGAAATGAGATAAGAACAGCAGACACGACCGTTCCTGCCGCCCAAATCATATACTTACGACTGTTGGAATAAATCTGAGTTTGCACCATGCCAAGCACTTTCAGCAAGATTAAAAATATAAATTGGATAAACGGCAGCATGAGTAAGATTTCGTTATACGCAACATCCGTAAGTGGAAAATAAACAATTAAACAAAGCACAAGTGACACAATAAACAAGACATGCTGATTTTCACGTTCTATATCGACTTTCACAAAATGAACATACGAACGCCAAGAAACCATCGATGTCCAAATGAGTGACGCGTATATGTTTAACCCCGTAAAGAAGCCAAGCAGCAAGCTTCCCAGAATCAACATCAGCAGTATAGGCAGGGGAATCGCTTTTTTGTTGTGAAAAAATAAGAAAAATACACCATTCAGCATAATCACAAGTACGATCGGCAATATAGGTACCAGGCCGTGTGCAATGATATAGAGGATTTCCATCACTGTGAACAGGAAAAAACATTCATACAAAAAGTCCAGCAATCGTTTCGTTGTATTCATGAAATCCCCTTCCTTTTTCGGGTACCCGAAACGATGTATGAAGCTTCACCTTTATGTTCTATCCCAAATAATGCTGCACCTTTCTTTTCCCATTTCTGATAATAGCGCACTTCCTCCTTCTGATAGCCGCAGTTGCATAAAATAATAACCGGCGGCCTGAACAAGACTCGGTCCACGTAAGCGAGAAGCATTTCCTGCGATACGGTAATACTGTTAAATTTAATCCGTGCCAAAAGTTCCAGTGACTTGGAAAGCTGATCCCTTCCTTCACCAGATTTCAATTGCATTATGAAATCTTTCCCGCGGACCTTTATATTGGTATAAATACTGTACGGAATTCCATGTGTTGTCGCATATTTGCACATGTAAGCAATAGAATTGATATTTTTTTCAAGATCCTCAGACCTGTTTGAAAGATCCATTCTGTCTCTGCTTAAATGAAGCACAAACATCCATTCCATACCAGTCGTTTTCTCAAATTGTTTCGTCTGTAATTGGGTTGATTTGGCACTGGCTT is a genomic window containing:
- a CDS encoding DUF4129 domain-containing protein, with the protein product MNTTKRLLDFLYECFFLFTVMEILYIIAHGLVPILPIVLVIMLNGVFFLFFHNKKAIPLPILLMLILGSLLLGFFTGLNIYASLIWTSMVSWRSYVHFVKVDIERENQHVLFIVSLVLCLIVYFPLTDVAYNEILLMLPFIQFIFLILLKVLGMVQTQIYSNSRKYMIWAAGTVVSAVLISFLGIYLFPVFNRILVAIITGIGAAAGLLIYPVKWLLQLLIGDDAIELKKDDEKEKEAEKKELLEKMNEQGDTVSFLNYELIVLAVVVIILIVIGIYFYKRKISIDVDDADSNPIKRQASHTKVNRRFQRIRPPKDAIRKKLYQLQKTLAKKGFPRYEYESVEEWFRRLNFNVPDMQAVITGYQKVRYGNLELSQRERERFEKGIKQLMDEAKLNKT